The nucleotide window AATTGAAAAATTGACAGATGCTGAAATAAAAACCATCTCTGTCATCAAACCTGAATCTGAAATTACTAGAAAGATTTTAGAACAAACTATTGCCAAAGATCAAACTACAAATCAGGAAGAAGCACTCAAGAAAATTTACACTCTGATACGACCGGGTGAAGAACCAACTTTTGAAGTTGCTTTAGAGCTTTTCAATCGCATGTTCTTCAACGAAAGAAGATACAATCTGGGAAAAGTTGGACGTCATAAATTGAATACCCGCCTCGATCTGGAAATCGATCCTGCTATTCACATTTTAACGCGAGAAGATTTCATCGCGATCATCGAGAGATTGATCATGGTTTATCGAGATGAAGATGTAATCGATGATATCGATCATCTGGCGAATCGTCGTGTTAGAACGGTCGGCGAATTGATGGAAGAACAATTTAATATCGGACTTTCCCGCGTGGCAAGAACCTGTGTGGAAAGAATGTCTATTGCCAATCCTGATGAAGTTACGATCCATGATCTTATAAATAGTAATGCTTTAATTGCTGTTGTACAATCTTTCTTCCTTACAGGACAGCTTTCTCAATTTATGGAACAAACTAATCCACTGACGGCCGTAACACATATGAGAAGACTTTCAGCTTTGGGACCTGGCGGACTTACCAGAGATCGTGCCGGTTTCGAAGTGCGAGACGTTCACTATTCTCATTATGGACGTATCTGCCCTATCGAAACTCCTGAAGGCCCAAATATTGGTTTGATATCTTCACCTGCAATGTATTCAAGGATCAATAGTCTTGGTTTTCTGGAAACGCCCTACATCAAAGTGAACAATGGAAAGATCACCAGGCAGATCGATTTCCTGGATTCCTTCCATGAAGAAAGAAATACTATTGCGCAGGCAAATGTAAAATACAACGATGATATGCAGATCGTAGATAAACTTGTGTTCGCCAGAAATCGTGGTGAATTCCTGCAAGTAAAACCGGAAGACGTACAATACATGGATGTTTCTCCGCAACAGATAGTTTCTGTTTCCGCAGCGATGATCCCCTTCCTGGAACACGATGATGCAAACCGAGCCTTGATGGGCTCAAACATGCAGCGTCAGGCAGTTCCACTTATTAGTCCTGAAGTTCCAACTGTAGGAACAGGAATGGAAGGCATCGTGGCACATGACAGCGGCGTGGTGGCAATTGCACCGTATGATGGAACTGTTACAAGTGTAACAAGTTCTTATATTGATATTAAACGTAAAAATCCAGATGACAGCATTTTAGATCTCGGTTCACAAAATCGAGTTTATCTGAAGAAATTTGCTCGATCAAATCAGGATACCTGCATCAATCAAAGACCAACTGTAGAAATTGGTGAGAAAGTTAAAAAAGGTCAAATCCTCTCAGATGGGCCTGCTATTGCCGAAAGCCGTCTTGCTCTTGGCAGGAACATGCTGGTTGCTTTCATGCCCTGGTATGGCTACAATTATGAGGATGCGATTATTCTGAGTGAAAATGTAGCGCGCGAAGATATGCTTACTTCGGTTTATATCGAAGAGCACGAAGTTCTGGTGCGAAACATGAAAAACGGTAAGGAAGAATTGGCTTACGATATTCCAAACGTTCCTACCAAATCGCTTAGAAACCTCGATAAAACAGGTATCATCAGAGTTGGTTCTGTTGTAAAAGCCGGCGATATTATCGTTGGAAAGATAACTCCTAAAAATGTAGATATCGATCCATCTCCCGAGGAAAACCTGATGCGAGCTCTGTTTGGAGATCGTGCTGGTGATTTCACCAATAGTTCACTGAAAGCAAAACCGGGAATGGAAGGTGTTGTTATCGATGTGAAAGTTTTCTCACGCTTAGAAGGTATCGACGAGGTCGAAGAACAGGAAAGAAAACAGGAAGAATTATATCGCATCAAGCAGGAAAAAAACGAACGCATAAAACGCATCGCAGATTTCCTGAAAACCAACCTGGAAGAAATCCTGATCGGTCAAGTTGCCAAGAATATTGTGGATTCCAAAACCAATATGTTCTTTGTTCCTTCCGGCAAGAAACTTACAAAAGCAGATCTGAAAAAGATCAACTTTAAGCGCATTAACCTCGATTATGATCTGGTTGATGATCTGGAAGCTAATCAAAAGATATACAATGAAGTTATCCTGAAAGTAAAAAAAGCAGAAGAAGAAAGCACCAATATTTATAAGAAAGCTCAGGAACGTTTGAAGCACGGCGACGAGCTTCCTTACGGCGTTCGTAAAATGGTAAAAGTTTATATCGCCAAGAAACGTAAGATCGCAGTTGGAGATAAAATGGCTGGCCGTCATGGTAACAAAGGTGTTATTTCACGTATCAGTCCTATCGAAGACATGCCATTTATGGAAACCGGTGAAGCAGTCGATATTATTCTGAATCCGCTGGGTGTACCTTCCCGTATGAATATTGGACAGATCATGGAAACTCACCTGGGAATGGCAGCCAGAATTCTGGGCTTCAATGCCGAAACTCCCGTATTCGACGGTGCTACAAATAATGATATACTTTCCGAGATGAAAAAGGCAAAGATTCCTGTGGATGGAAAACAGGTGCTATATGATGGAAAAACCGGTGAACCTTTCAGAGAAAGGGTAACAGTTGGCGTGATGTACATGCTTAAACTTAATCACCTGGTTGCCGACAAGATGCACGCCAGATCAACTGGTCCTTACTCCCTTATTACACAGCAACCTCTGGGTGGAAAAGCTCAGCACGGCGGACAAAGATTGGGAGAAATGGAAGTCTGGGCTCTGGAAGCTTACGGTGCCTCTCGTCTTCTGGAAGAAATGTTAACTATCAAAAGTGACGATGTGGATGGAAGAACTAATGCTTTTAAAGCAATTACCAGCGGGCAAAATCCACCTAAACCCGGAATTCCGGAATCGTTCAACGTATTGGTCAGCGAACTAAAATCTCTCTGTTTCGACGTTGAGTTTTTAGCTGATAAAGAATGATAGTGGAGGTTACAATTGATCAGAGAAATTAAACGAGACAAAAGAATAGAAAATTACGATAAAGTTAGGATCAAAATAGCTTCTCCCGATGCCATTCGCGAATGGAGTTATGGAGAAGTGATCAAATCTGATACACTCAACTATCGAACTTTAAAACCAGAAAAGGGCGGTCTTTTCTGCGAAAGAATTTTCGGTCCCGAAAAAGACTACGAATGTAGCTGCGGGAAATATAAGAAAAAGCGTTTCCAAAATACCGTTTGCGATCGTTGTGGTGTAGAAATAACTTCTTCCCGCGTACGTCGTTCTCGCATGGGTCATATCGAACTGGCAGTGCCGATAGCACATATCTGGTTCGTAAAAAGTATGCCCAGCGTTATTGGAACGCTGCTGGATATGCCGGTTACAAAACTGGAAAGAGTTCTATATTATGAATCTTTCATCGTTTTGAATCCCGGAGACAGCGATTATGAAATCGGAGATCTGGTTGATGTAGATGAATATTATGAAATTCGCGATCGCGTGGGTGAAGATTTTGAAGCCCTGATGGGCGCAGAAGCAGTAAAAGTAATTCTGGAAGCTCTGAACCTGGAAGATGAAGCAATGAATCTTCGTACAATCATCAAGATGGAAACTTCTGTTCAGAAAAAACAGAAAGCTATTAAGCGACTAAAAATAGTTGATGCTTTCCGTAAATCTGGCAACCAGCCCGAGTGGATGGTTCTGGAAGTGCTTCCTGTGCTGCCACCAACTTTACGTCCTTTAGTTCAGTTGGAAGGCGGACGCTTTGCTACTGCAGATTTCAATGAATTATATAGAAGAGTTATCACCAGAAACAACCGTCTGCGCGGACTTATCGACATCAATGCTCCAGAAGTTATTCTGAGAAATGAAAAGCGTATGCTGCAGGAAGCTGTAGATGCTCTTATCGATAATTCTCGTAAATCACGTCCTGTAAAAGGCCGTGGAAACAGACCTTTGAAAGCACTTGCCGATCAACTCAAAGGAAAATCAGGTCGTTTCCGTCAGAATCTATTGGGAAAACGCGTGGATTATTCCGGACGTTCAGTTATTACTGTTGGCCCAAGCCTGAAACTTCATCAATGTGGACTTCCCAAAGAAATGGCTATCGAGCTTTTCAAGCCTTTCATCATAGAAAGACTGGAAAAAATGGGTGAAGCTGAAAAAGCTAAAACTGCCAAAAAACTGATCGAAAAACAGAAACCGGAAATCTGGAAAATTCTGGAAGAAGTAATCCAGGATTATCCTGTTCTTTTGAATCGAGCACCAACCTTGCACAAACATGGTATTCAGGCATTCATGCCGGTTCTTACGGAAGGAAAAGCTATCGAGCTTCATCCTCTGGTTTGTATTCCTTACAATGCAGACTTCGATGGTGACCAGATGGCAGTTCATGTTCCGCTTTCTCACGAAGCTCAGATGGAAGCACGCATTTTGATGCTTTCTACCAGGAATTTGTTGCTTCCTGCCAGCGGAAAATTGGCAATGGCAACTAATCAGGATATCGTTTTAGGAAATTACTATCTCACAGTTCTAAAAACTGAAGCACCTGAAGAAGGTGTGAAACTGAAACATTTCTCTTCTACGGAAGAATTGCTGCTTGCTTATGAACTGGGAGAAGCAAAAGCTCTAAAAAAAGGAAATCAGGATAAACTTGATCTTGATATTCACTCATGGATAAATATTCTGATCGATGGGAAGATCATTACTACTACTGTTGGACGAGTTATCTTTAACCAGATCCTGCCAAAAGAAATTCCATTTAAAAATGTTACTTTTACCAAAGGCAAACTCAATGATCTGGCGATGGAATGTTATGAAGCAGTTGGTCAGTTCAGAACAGCTGAATTTCTGGATTCGATCAAAGAACTCGGATTCAAATATGCAACCAAAGCAGGTATTACTTTCAGTGCCAGCGACGTTATCTCTCCCAAAGATAAAGACAAAATAATTAATAAAACAGAAAAAGAAGTTCAAAAGATCATCACCAGTTATTTGAATGGTGAAATTACAGAAACAGAAAGATATAATCGTGTAATTGATAAATGGAAGATCACTACCGACCGAGTTACAGACGTTTTGATGAATGAACTTCATGCTGACCAGGAAGGTTTCAATTCCATCAACATGATGTATATTTCCGGTGCTCGTGGTGGTAAAGATCAAATTAAACAGCTGGGAGCTATGCGTGGTTTGATGGATAAACCTTCCAGAAACCTGTCCGAA belongs to Candidatus Cloacimonadota bacterium and includes:
- the rpoB gene encoding DNA-directed RNA polymerase subunit beta translates to MQVDSFNDFLQKDAHPRKRDEQGLQSVLTSIFPLEDQKGIYHLEFIDYIVLKEKYSTDECIERNLSYQAPVKARMRLNIFDEEVLKESGEKRIKSTIEQDVFLGEIPLITERGTFIINGAERVIISQLHRSPGIFFSETKHASGKTLYSAKLIPYNGSWLEFTMDSYDAMFVLIDKRRKLPATILLRAIGLSTNDDLRNYFYQKENIKVKDAKERFFASDVMDKETGEIVFDAGTEIGDEEIEKLTDAEIKTISVIKPESEITRKILEQTIAKDQTTNQEEALKKIYTLIRPGEEPTFEVALELFNRMFFNERRYNLGKVGRHKLNTRLDLEIDPAIHILTREDFIAIIERLIMVYRDEDVIDDIDHLANRRVRTVGELMEEQFNIGLSRVARTCVERMSIANPDEVTIHDLINSNALIAVVQSFFLTGQLSQFMEQTNPLTAVTHMRRLSALGPGGLTRDRAGFEVRDVHYSHYGRICPIETPEGPNIGLISSPAMYSRINSLGFLETPYIKVNNGKITRQIDFLDSFHEERNTIAQANVKYNDDMQIVDKLVFARNRGEFLQVKPEDVQYMDVSPQQIVSVSAAMIPFLEHDDANRALMGSNMQRQAVPLISPEVPTVGTGMEGIVAHDSGVVAIAPYDGTVTSVTSSYIDIKRKNPDDSILDLGSQNRVYLKKFARSNQDTCINQRPTVEIGEKVKKGQILSDGPAIAESRLALGRNMLVAFMPWYGYNYEDAIILSENVAREDMLTSVYIEEHEVLVRNMKNGKEELAYDIPNVPTKSLRNLDKTGIIRVGSVVKAGDIIVGKITPKNVDIDPSPEENLMRALFGDRAGDFTNSSLKAKPGMEGVVIDVKVFSRLEGIDEVEEQERKQEELYRIKQEKNERIKRIADFLKTNLEEILIGQVAKNIVDSKTNMFFVPSGKKLTKADLKKINFKRINLDYDLVDDLEANQKIYNEVILKVKKAEEESTNIYKKAQERLKHGDELPYGVRKMVKVYIAKKRKIAVGDKMAGRHGNKGVISRISPIEDMPFMETGEAVDIILNPLGVPSRMNIGQIMETHLGMAARILGFNAETPVFDGATNNDILSEMKKAKIPVDGKQVLYDGKTGEPFRERVTVGVMYMLKLNHLVADKMHARSTGPYSLITQQPLGGKAQHGGQRLGEMEVWALEAYGASRLLEEMLTIKSDDVDGRTNAFKAITSGQNPPKPGIPESFNVLVSELKSLCFDVEFLADKE
- the rpoC gene encoding DNA-directed RNA polymerase subunit beta'; this translates as MIREIKRDKRIENYDKVRIKIASPDAIREWSYGEVIKSDTLNYRTLKPEKGGLFCERIFGPEKDYECSCGKYKKKRFQNTVCDRCGVEITSSRVRRSRMGHIELAVPIAHIWFVKSMPSVIGTLLDMPVTKLERVLYYESFIVLNPGDSDYEIGDLVDVDEYYEIRDRVGEDFEALMGAEAVKVILEALNLEDEAMNLRTIIKMETSVQKKQKAIKRLKIVDAFRKSGNQPEWMVLEVLPVLPPTLRPLVQLEGGRFATADFNELYRRVITRNNRLRGLIDINAPEVILRNEKRMLQEAVDALIDNSRKSRPVKGRGNRPLKALADQLKGKSGRFRQNLLGKRVDYSGRSVITVGPSLKLHQCGLPKEMAIELFKPFIIERLEKMGEAEKAKTAKKLIEKQKPEIWKILEEVIQDYPVLLNRAPTLHKHGIQAFMPVLTEGKAIELHPLVCIPYNADFDGDQMAVHVPLSHEAQMEARILMLSTRNLLLPASGKLAMATNQDIVLGNYYLTVLKTEAPEEGVKLKHFSSTEELLLAYELGEAKALKKGNQDKLDLDIHSWINILIDGKIITTTVGRVIFNQILPKEIPFKNVTFTKGKLNDLAMECYEAVGQFRTAEFLDSIKELGFKYATKAGITFSASDVISPKDKDKIINKTEKEVQKIITSYLNGEITETERYNRVIDKWKITTDRVTDVLMNELHADQEGFNSINMMYISGARGGKDQIKQLGAMRGLMDKPSRNLSEGVAEVIETPIKSNFKQGLTVLEYFISTHGARKGLADTALKTADAGYLTRRLVDVAQNAVIVEENCGTIEGLELSALKEGLEVVESLSERIKGRTTAEDIIDPVTDKIIVEANSEITNEMADTIQNHGINTVKIRTVLTCDSEKGICARCYGRNLGTNKPVTIGEPVGVIAAQSIGEPGTQLTLRTFHIGGTASTDVDLAEVVANYDGIVKFEKMNTVVNRSDELVSISHLGRILILDEETKEELENYKVEYAATVYVRDGQKVVNNTKLFSWDHYNNPLIATAKGKLKFEHFIKDVTYKEEFNELTGSREITIIESKDRKLQAQFKIVDGDNEVLVPIPTGLSVEIANDVYVHPGDILGKSSRITVKQGDITGGLPRVQDLFEARVPKEKAILSEIKGIVSIGDLTKSGRVIYVRADDDTEKKYVIPPGKRIIVHQGDKVDNGDALSDGPLDPHDILKAKGIKSAQKLILEEIQEVYRKQGVKIDDKHIGVIIRQMFKKLKILNPGHTMFLEGEIVDRNQVMKENKRIEEEGGEGATFEQLLLGITKASLLTDSWLSAASFQETTKVLTQSSIEGRVDDLEGLKESIIIGHRIPIGTGTKFYNQTVKKAVDEGKSIGDIIKEMAHSEEEEDLEEILDF